CTTCTCTTGAGCCAAGAAGTAGAATAAGTGAGGACCCAAGGCCCCCGTCTCCACCTTATAAAAAGGGAAGGCCTAGGTGGCTCTCTGCTACTGCTTGCGGATGGCTCCTAAGGCGGGACCCACTGGCACACAACGGGAAAGGAAATGCTCAATGCTCAAGATGACTAGGGGCTCTCTGTGAATGGCACCAAAAAGAGGCAATGCCCAAGCTTCCATAGTAGGCATGCGAACCCCTCGTCGCCGGTCGCCGTTGGGCACCTTGGCGATGGCACTTTTGACCTGCTACAGTGAAAAGACGTGGGAAATCAGATTCACTGACTACGGGTCAGACCACGTGGGTACAGACTGAGCAACCATCCCATCACCAAGCGTAGGCATTAAAGCATTAATCAACCTCTATAATTTACACAGTATCGGTGGTACAGACCTACAGTAGTCGGGAATCTGCTGCCTATAAAATCTGGGGTCCCCATGCACCATCAGGTGAAACCAAGCATATCTACTCTACATCCAATACTACACTACCCATGCACTCTCTCTTTCAACGAAAATGAACGGAGTCCAAGCATGAGTTGGAACGCGAAAATGGAGGAGAAgctaactgtaacgccccaactccagggaccgttacggtgtgccttgtaaacagtgctaaaatcgctaatcgagtcatttggccaaaatcgtgtaactaagtatgattagcggtttagggattaaaaactttggataagatgtaacgtctcactagaacgtttaatatatatgttgggatcccaaaattataatttcagagtctactacaagaacatatttacaacaggccattctaagcggcaaaacagggtttaaccctagttccttctcaacctcggccgtggtggacgagcagctgcatatgtacacctcatcacctaagctctccaactcaaggatggtccagctttcttttgcctttacctgcaccacatagcacccgtgagccgaagctcagcaagaaaacttaatatgctcatgaacagttataacatgtcatcggatcataaggcacacgccctaCTCCAACAGGAAACAGatccacataatgttgagtataacacatcaaccaatgatcataataatcatccaggactcttagccccaataaataggtgacagtcgcaacagtcacaaaagtgggtacagccccctctagccatgtgacgatagggtcactcgggcttaattgataaatgaacctttcataagtttgaacaggataggtgtatggtgaatagtcaccaacataaccttcctcatgaccttagagtcataaccttggaacatcgttccctagccatgtgacaaacagtcaccggggccatatgccctggctctgaataactagtctcagactagccaagcgcttataagttcatcgaccttagggtcggtctagcgttaataccccatatgagtcattcttgctgatatcgattagatctaatcttcatttggctcggcgttcatgacgctatgccatctctgactcttaggtcagtaaaacacgaccagtgttcaacccattgtgaacttgactagtaaatcacagcttcacagatggatctaacaccgttgccgattctgactaataagtcagtgccatacacaagtaagccatgccaccaaacatatatcacatatccaatatccataaacaaggtattcagcatgcttacctaacctgtactagtacaattaggactatgcacgaacacagaggctcaagctctgaacaatatcatactcaatatgtaaagcatgtcctaatcacatgtttctcgtgcatcatatgcattatgtttaacaatccaacatgcaccaataatagccatgcatgtcacatataaatATCCAACATTCATCAAGTACAactatgcatgtcatatatacacagggtgcagttttcttacctcagattcgagctaaaaccaatataagaacgacccttgagaatgatcaacctttaagccccttagcggtcacctagtcataaccaaatataaaacctcatcaaaatgagtaattaaatacttccaaacccaacccaagcctctggAACATCGAATCCCACCTAACTAAGTAGTatgatcgatcctaggcccttagagttaagttcccatcacaaaaacacacttttgggcaatttttctcttaagggccgcggccctacatggaccatgccacggcccgcccccctggcagagcctcctccaccttcttcaagctagggccgcggcgcccaagaacaaggtcgcggcccaacttcgtactagccatttttcttcgtttttccacttttaaaaccttccaaaaacccatccaaacatctccaaatcaccaaatcaaagttctcaaacttcccaatggtccaaaaccaccaaaacctgaagctcaaaccaaccaaaaactcaacaattcacaaagtccaattctaagcttaaaaacttaagaaactcaaaacttcaaacttagattaccttcgattaggttgtttttcgtcaaatccttcggttaagaagcttctaatctttcctaggatcgctatgcctcgaccctcgcttgattccgactcctagaactcgaaattcctttaagaaagcttcgaacggtaaaataggctatcaggaagggagagagagattttctaacgtacgttcttatctaacaagctacttcaagcttaagtaacctcaaataaatcctaaggctcggggtcccgaaaacacccccggggacattatagtcaaaacttccagaattccatcctgatctcaaatactcccaatttatcatcaaatagacatttctattaccccaaaactgaccctgttatgacaaaaccgctaactcacaATCTAGggccgtctcatgccgaatagctcgaatatatctccataataataaaatctcattcacaaattacaatatgcacccaatttacaaatatgccctcaacaggccaagttaccaaaatgcccttatgattataaatacacccatatgcatgcattttgtcatcatataataatataattcacactaacatgcatatagtcatttaatatcataataaatcaattatggccctcccggtctcctaatcaaggtcctaacccttattaagaaatttggggcattacactaactCCCTCCATGAAGAGCAATCAATGCCGAGCAAATTCTGGGCCACAGCCTGTCTACTGTTGCTAAGACTAATTGTACAGATATTATGTTTAaaaattgaagatcaatcttaagtaacaaccacacaagagttgagcacacaattcatgcagaATTCATCAATTTCCAAAAAGTGGTATCATCTCAATCAGAAGTTTTATCATCGACAAATGACTTTCAACACAaccatgcttatgacaacctaaaaacaaactaaaaaaataaataaaaacaactaaacaacaaaaacacaaataacaactaaagaagtgacaaataaaaatagaatagACAATTTTCCCTTCCCCCATACTTAATTTAAGCATTATCCTCAAAgcatatactaaataaaaaatcaatgcaaaataaaaagataagggtATGAAAAACTCCTGCAAGTTTTCTTTATTTAACGTCGTTAGCTCGACGGAATACTGCTCTCAAGATCTTTATGTTGGGTATTTCAACGAAGTCTCCCTCCCTTTGATCTTACCAAGAGAATCAAACACATTGAATGTGATAACTTCTCCATCAAATTCCATTGTCAGCATTCCTGCTCTAACATCCAGCTTTGTATTTGTTGTCATCAAGAATGGTCTCCCAAATAAAATTGGTGTCGGATTAGGTATTGATGCATCCCCCATTTCAAGTATAAAGAAATATGTTGGAAAGACAAGTCCATCAACCTTCACCAGCACATCTTCAACTATCCCTAAAGGATAAGCATTAGTGCGATCGACCAGTTGAATAATAACTCATGTCTCATTTAGTGGCCCAAGATTTAAGGAAGCATATGTTGAATATTACATGACATTAATCGATGCTCCCAAATCTATCATACACCGCTTAATACTTTTATTCCCAATCATACAAGGAATTGTAAAGGTTTCAAGATCCTTGCATTTTGGTGGCAGCTTCTTTTGGAGAATAGCAGAGACGttctcccccacacttatcttCTCATCACCCTTCAATTTCTTCTTATACGCACACAACTCCTTCAAAAATTTAGCATAACGAGACACTTTTTTAATAGCATCAAGTAATGGAATGTTTACCTCAACTTTGCAAAAAGTCTCAAGAATTTCCTTGTTAGCTTCCGCTTTCTTAAACTTGTTCAATCTGCTTGGAAAAGGCAGACGAGGGACATAGGTTGGCATAGTTGGTTTATGTGAATTTTTATGCGTTGATGGTTCATCATGGATGGAGTTGTCTACTGCTTGCTTTTGCACTGGAGTTGGCAATTAAGGTTGTGTGGGTGGCTCATATTGTAAACCACTTTGCAGTGTTATTGCACTTACATTTGATCTTGGGTTCCTCTTTGGCTGGGGAGGTAATCGATCAGAATTTTGAGCTTCAATCTTGCTAAGAGATGTAGCAATATGTCCTATTGTGCTCTCCAAATTCTTGAGAGACGCTTGAGTACTCTGAAGAATTACTTAAGTCTGTATATTGGAAGCTACCAAAGTTTTAAGCATGTCTGATATTGATGGTTCCTGATATTGTGGGACTTCAGTAGGAGGTTGTTGAGGACAGAGTGCATAGGCTTGTTGATGCCTTTGTTGGTAATTAAACCCTGGTGGTTTGGTATGTGCTGCTTGTTTTGGTTCTCATACCTTAAATTAGAATGATCCCTCCATCCCTCATTATGAGTATTTGAATAGAGATCATATTGTTGTCTTGGCTTCCCAAGAAACCCACCAATGGCATTTACTTGCTCAGTTTGTACATTTTGAAGAGTGGAACAAGCAGCAATAGGATACCCCACCACCTGACATATCCCACAAGGTCTTACTTGATGACCTAAGGCGATTTGTTGAACCATGCTAGTCAACTGCGCAAGCTGCTGCTCTACTTTAGAATTTACCTCATTTACTCCCTTAAGTGAAACCTCATGACGAACTCCAAACTATTGGGAATTGGCAACCATATTAGAAATTAAACTCCTAGCTGCAGCAAGAGTCTTGTGCACCAATGCTCCTCCACTTGCTGCATCAATTATGCTCCTGACCAATGTAAATAATCCTTTATAAAAATATTGGATCAGGAGTTATTCACTTATTTGGTGGTGGGGGCAGCTAGCACATAGcctcttaaatctctcccaatactcaTATAAAGACTCCCTAGTTTGTTGGCGAATGCCATAAATTTCCTTCCTTATGCTACCATTCTTAGATGCTGGGAAGTAACGCTCAAAGTTAACATCCAACGCTGAATATTGAATACATAGAAGTTGATGGTCTAGATTTGGCGCTACCAACTCTTTCAACATCCTTTCCTAAGCCATCTGAGACTTAACTGATGTTTTAGAGTCGGAATTGTCGTCAAATGGTAATGGTATTTGTACTGGATTGACTTTCGTTGAAGGTTGAAAGAGCAGATTGTCAGTGATAGTCCTTGAAGAGCGGGACGAAGATGTCTCAAGATATTGCTTTATGTcttgtagtctttcttgagtatcATTTCCGGACATATACACATACAATCAAAAGTTTAAACTAGTTAGTATatagttaattaaattgaataataaaagACTTACAATAGTTCCTgccaacggcgccaaaaatttgacgGGTGTCGTATTCTgtgtcaaatttaattatttattttaatcactTATACTAGCTACTTTAGTATATCGGTAAATAAGGGtcaaacccacgaggactataATTCTAGTTATTATTAAAAGtaagaaataatcataaattaACTAGGAGATTTGGTTTTAaagattaataacataaaataaaataacttggAATAATAACCTACGCTAGGCGCTCAATTTGTAGCTTGGTTAAGTTGTTTCGTTACGTTCATCAGGAGTAACAGGCGGACATGGGAACATGCAGTATGTCAATCACAAATCTGCTGTTGGGGCTCACGAGTAACAAACCGATGTATTTTCACGGAACAAGGGCGCCCTCGTTTCGTATATGAGTTCTTTCTAATTTATCGTATCGTTTTTCGTTGATTAGCATCTCGAGGTCCTTTGATGGGCATAAAGAAATCGTCTTGGTAGAGTAAAGATTAAAGATTAAGATAGTGTGGTGTACGATCCCACCACCCCACTCATCGCCTCCACGTTTACTCACTCACTGTCTGTATACAAAGACTGAGAATATTTAAAATGCTCAAAGGATTGTATTGGAAAGTCAATGTCTTTTGGAAGAGTGGACCAGGCCAATGTTGATACAATGAAGAGGAATTTCATATTTGTTTTGTGTATTTGTACACCTAGGATCTTATCACATCAGTCTTGGGAACTTATCACATCACTCTTGAGCTTGAAGAGTTAtcttagagcactcccaatggagTAGCTAAAATAtcttattctttataatatagagaaaaaatggtTATATAGTCTTCCAATGGGTgatgtaaacttatatttttttacctaaatgaatagtatttctctatatgtagtgaaatactattcatcaagatataaatattttattatttttttataacattTGTTTATATATGAGTATAATActattatctttaattattttatttcttaaaatgaataaaatatttttttaaaatataatatttaaatgatgttgagaaaaataaaaaaagttgatgtatggtataatgtaaaagtttgggttaaattataaaaaaaatatgttttggtgatgtattttgtaatacactttctctatattatattgctaaaatttacaaaaacatcttccatcagctcttttatatatatatttattatagctatgcacaaactccaattaattcatatctacatttacatatcctttatataatattttaatattattatttttctttataagttttATCTCtcctatttagtatatattttttttctttttcaattattttattttactttaaccaataaaatatgtttaaagatataatatttaaatgatgtagagaaatatatagagaatctgatgtaatgtataatgtaaaatttagaggtaaaatagaaaaatgtataTTTTAAGGATGTATTTTAAAGAATGGAGTAGAGCATCCATTAAGAGTGCTCTTAGAGCAAGTCTATAATGCATTTGTTAAAAAATATCACACTTCAAATCAAAATTCTTTAACAGTATGCTAAAAACTGACAAACCTAGAATTTTTGTTCAATGGAgacttaaaataaaaattatatcaaTCAActgacattaatataaataaaaattttaattatctatttcaaataaaaaattatagttACTTTTAGAAAGTATATATATTATGGGATTTTAATTGTTATAAAAATTATATGTGATGgctttttattaatatttattaagaaataataaattaataatatttaatagatATTTTTAATGGACTTTAATTTTGGCTGTGGGCATGAGTCCATACTGGGACGTGGTCCTTCTGTAATAGCATGATTCAAATTTagataattaatatttaattttttattatttttagtatCTTAGCATTAAATAttcacttttttaattatattttgcaatttcttattattttttatgtCTTATTTATTATTGGCATTAaatgtagatttttttttatccCTGTATGCATACCTTGGAGAGCAATTATAAAAGTTATGTTAAAtatgttatttattaattttttgtgctaaatttaacACTATTTTTGGAGTTGGTCTTAGAATTTTAACTTTATCTGGAAACTTGCTCTTGATCTGAAAATTATGTATGGAAACAACTTACAAGCCTCAATTATAAGGAACTTAGCAAGCACTCAGTGTTGTCAACAAGTTTGGAGCATAAAACCGAAGACTTGGGCTAGCACAAATGAAAGAGTGTGTTGTCAACATACAAAATTGTACACATATCTAAACCCGAAAGCAAACTGCAGAAGTCCAAACGTTTATTATTAACTAAGCAGTTCCCACCCAATAACTCGACAGAGCCGATGCAATCACACGCCAAGCAAATGAAGCATTATAGCATTCTGCGCATGCATGCGATTCTCAGCTTGTGGGAAGACAATTGAGTTCGGAGCCTCAATCACTCCATCAGTCACTTCAACCCCTCTTTCAGCCGGTAAACAATGCATGAAATAAGCTTTCGGGCCAGCCAACTTCATAAGATTTTCATCCACCTGAAATCCTTGGAAAGCTTTACGGCGCTGTGCAGCCTCTTCCTTCTGCCCCATGCTGGCCCATACATCAGAGTACACAACATCAGCTCCTATAACAGCTTCTTTTGGATCATTTGTAATCTCAATTTTGCTGATACCAGCCTGCTGTGCCTTCTTAACTGTTTCCACATCAGGTTCAAAACCTTCAGGGCATGCACAAACAAAGTGGAAAGGTATAACAGATGCCATCAACAGCCAGGAGTGCACAATGTTATTGCCATCTCCAACATAGACAACCTTAGTTCCTTCTAACTGACCAATGTGTTCAATTATTGTGAGAACGTCAGCCATAATTTGGCATGGGTGGTTATAGTCTGTCAGGCCATTGATAACAGGTACAGTTGCATATTTGGCCAGATCAAGAATGTCCTGATGAGCAAAGACGCGGGCCATTATAATATCATTGTAGCCAGACAAGACACGGGCAATGTCCCGAGTTTCCTCCCGCTTACCCATTTGAATATCATTAGGTCCTAGATATATAGCATGACCACCCAACAAGAAAAATCCAGTCTCAAATGAAACACGTGTTCTCATAGAGGGTTTGGCAAAGATCATAGCCATTGTCTTTCCCCTAAAGGGAAGAAATGTCTTCTCCCCCGATTTTAGCATTGCCTTAACCTCTGCAGCTCGGTTTAACATCTTCAATATTGTGTCTTTATCAAAATCGTTAATGTGCAGAAAATCTTTCAACTCTGATATCACTTTTCCATTAACGGATGATGAAGGTGAGGTAGCAGAAGAGGCTTGGCATGATATTCTTCCACGAAGAGCAGGAGAAGACAAAGAAATGCTGGATAACTTCCTGAAAGATAACGGAGATCGGAGGAGAGACTTGCTGGAGGGAGAATGGAAGGAAGACGAGAGAGAGGGATTTTCCACTTGGATTGAACAAAGTGAAGAAAACGCAGCCATTTTTGTTGCGGGTGGGAACTGTAGAGCTCAACTGACACTGATCTACACAAATGATTTAAATAGTATAGTTTGAGTCAGAATTTGAAAAGCAAAAATGGCCTAAAAGAAAAGTAATCATAGAAACTCAAAACACATTTCAGTACTCTAACTCCCATAAGGGGaatcttcatatatatatatatatatatatatttcatttacaTTGAAAATTACATATATTAATACTTCCAACCACGTAACTTCAAGTAAAGGCTTAACAGCATCCCATTCCCATCAATTCTTTGGGTTAGCATCTTTGTAAtgttatgaatactatttttttCTTGTGGTGCCATGACTTATCCAACTCACACAAGCAAACACACTAGAATAGAGAATGAAGTCCGGACTGTTAATCCAATATGAAAATAGAAAAGTGACAACTGGGTATTCGAGATACCCAGCACTCTCTCAACAGCCAA
The Humulus lupulus chromosome 6, drHumLupu1.1, whole genome shotgun sequence DNA segment above includes these coding regions:
- the LOC133782152 gene encoding ornithine transcarbamylase, chloroplastic-like, with the protein product MAAFSSLCSIQVENPSLSSSFHSPSSKSLLRSPLSFRKLSSISLSSPALRGRISCQASSATSPSSSVNGKVISELKDFLHINDFDKDTILKMLNRAAEVKAMLKSGEKTFLPFRGKTMAMIFAKPSMRTRVSFETGFFLLGGHAIYLGPNDIQMGKREETRDIARVLSGYNDIIMARVFAHQDILDLAKYATVPVINGLTDYNHPCQIMADVLTIIEHIGQLEGTKVVYVGDGNNIVHSWLLMASVIPFHFVCACPEGFEPDVETVKKAQQAGISKIEITNDPKEAVIGADVVYSDVWASMGQKEEAAQRRKAFQGFQVDENLMKLAGPKAYFMHCLPAERGVEVTDGVIEAPNSIVFPQAENRMHAQNAIMLHLLGV